From one Lotus japonicus ecotype B-129 chromosome 3, LjGifu_v1.2 genomic stretch:
- the LOC130746859 gene encoding inactive TPR repeat-containing thioredoxin TTL3-like isoform X4, whose amino-acid sequence MSKTMQQQQQQQQGFDSLCCDYNKPDSKQLDLPASSTAVPPKLPTSHSGELSRASRPAHRRSVSAGAPLIYSGGANGGGGSGSGSSPTLLPTGNICPSGKILRPGLPSRGPNRTEVLGSGTGNYGRGNIVRGGGGGNSVAADSPVKRAMRGYDPEEAKRVGNEMYRSGNFADALALYDRAVAMSPGNAAYRSNRAAALTALGRLGEAVRECEEAVKLDNGYARAHKRLASLYLRRGSIFCWVIRFGIFYICRIGQVENSRLHLCLSGLPEDPSEEQKLCLLEKQLSRCADSRKIGDWKRALRESEAAIAVGADFSPQLVACKAEAYLKLHQLEDAESCASKIPKMEGCPPSCSQARFFGMIGEAYVHLVSAQVEMALGRFENAVTAAGKARLLDYSNYEVSRIVNTVNRVAQARSRGNELFSSGKFSDACTAYGEGLKYDNSNYVLYCNRAICWSKLGLWEQSVQDCNQALNIQPNYTKALLRRAASNAKLERWAEVVKDYQALKHELPNDNDVAVSLHQAQLALEKSRGLANGTKFGVEVEEISSVDKFKSAIASAGVSVVYFKETLNEQCEEISPFINTLCVRYPSVKFIKVDVEECLAIAKVESIRSVPTFKIYKNGEKVKEMFRPTHQALEDSVRKNIACSEVNSSVSMVNKASHNADTTFGYIDRWGIRQEGRS is encoded by the exons ATGTCCAAGACtatgcaacaacaacaacaacaacaacagggTTTCGATTCCCTGTGTTGCGACTACAATAAGCCCGATTCCAAACAACTCGATCTGCCCGCTTCTTCCACCGCCGTTCCTCCCAAACTCCCCACCAGCCACTCCGGCGAGCTTTCTCGCGCTTCCAGACCCGCTCACCGGAGATCGGTCTCCGCCGGAGCTCCGCTAATCTACTCCGGCGGAGCCAATGGTGGTGgaggttctggttctggttcgaGTCCGACCCTGCTTCCGACCGGGAACATTTGCCCCTCAGGGAAGATCCTCAGACCGGGTTTGCCATCTCGCGGCCCGAACCGGACAGAAGTTTTGGGTTCTGGCACCGGGAACTATGGCCGCGGTAACATAGTtcgcggcggcggcggtgggaACTCGGTGGCGGCGGATTCACCGGTGAAGCGGGCGATGCGTGGCTATGATCCCGAGGAGGCGAAGAGGGTTGGGAACGAGATGTATAGGAGTGGGAACTTTGCGGATGCGTTGGCATTGTATGATCGTGCTGTTGCCATGTCGCCTGGGAACGCTGCTTACCGGAGTAACCGTGCGGCGGCGCTCACGGCGTTGGGGAGGTTGGGTGAGGCGGTTAGGGAATGTGAAGAGGCTGTGAAGTTGGACAATGGTTATGCTAGGGCTCATAAGAGGCTTGCTTCTCTTTATCTAAG GAGGGGTTCAATTTTTTGTTGGGTTATTAGATTTGGAATTTTCTATATATGTAGAATCGGGCAGGTTGAGAATTCGCGGCTCCACCTGTGTCTCTCTGGGCTGCCGGAGGATCCATCGGAAGAGCAGAAGCTGTGCTTGTTGGAGAAGCAGCTGAGTCGATGTGCTGATTCACGGAAGATTGGTGATTGGAAGAGGGCACTTAGGGAATCCGAGGCAGCCATTGCTGTTGGAGCAGATTTCTCACCTCAG TTAGTTGCTTGTAAAGCTGAAGCTTATTTAAAACTCCATCAACTTGAGGATGCTGAATCCTGTGCTTCCAAAATTCCCAAGATGGAAGGTTGTCCTCCATCCTGCTCTCAAGCCAGGTTCTTCGGCATGATTGGTGAAGCCTATGTGCATTTGGTCTCCGCTCAGGTTGAAATGGCATTGGGAAG GTTTGAGAATGCTGTCACAGCAGCAGGAAAGGCTAGGCTGTTAGATTATAGTAATTACGAAGTTTCTAGGATTGTAAATACTGTGAACAGAGTGGCGCAAGCTCGTTCAAGGGGCAATGAACTTTTCAGTTCTGGAAAATTTTCTGATGCTTGTACTGCTTATGGAGAAGGCCTCAAATATGACAATTCCAACTATGTTTTATATTGCAATAGAGCTATTTGCTGGTCTAAACTTGGCCTATGGGAACAATCAGTTCAAGACTGCAACCAAGCTCTTAACATTCAGCCAAACTACACCAAAGCCCTTCTCCGCAGGGCTGCGTCAAATGCAAAG CTTGAAAGATGGGCAGAAGTTGTTAAAGATTACCAGGCCTTGAAACACGAGCTGCCTAATGACAATGATGTTGCTGTATCTCTTCATCAAGCTCAACTAGCATTGGAAAAATCTCGTGGCCTGGCCAATGGTACCAAGTTtggagttgaagttgaagaaatctcttcAGTAGATAAATTTAAATCTGCGATTGCTTCTGCTG GTGTTTCGGTAGTTTATTTCAAAGAGACATTAAATGAACAATGTGAAGAAATTTCTCCATTCATCAATACATTATGTGTTAGATATCCCTCTGTTAAATTTATTAAG GTGGACGTGGAGGAGTGTCTAGCAATAGCAAAAGTTGAAAGCATAAGAAGTGTTCCcacttttaaaatttataaaaatggGGAGAAGGTGAAGGAGATGTTCCGCCCAACCCATCAGGCCTTAGAGGACTCAGTAAGGAAAA ATATTGCATGTTCTGAGGTTAACAGCTCTGTTAGCATGGTTAATAAAGCATCACACAATGCTGACACTACATTTGGATACATTGATAGATGGGGTATCAG GCAAGAGGGAAGGAGCTGA